From Rhodamnia argentea isolate NSW1041297 chromosome 10, ASM2092103v1, whole genome shotgun sequence, a single genomic window includes:
- the LOC115739315 gene encoding methylenetetrahydrofolate reductase 2-like: protein MKVIDKIRESAGVCNGDASQRKAVFSFEFFPPKTEDGVDNLFERMDRMVVHNPSFCDITWGAGGSTADLTLDIANRMQNMICVETMMHLTCTNMPVEKIDHALAAIKSNGIQNVLALRGDPPHGQDKFVQVQGGFACALDLVKHIRAKYGDYFGITVAGYPEGHPDVIGKDGVATLQAYQSELAYLKRKVDAGADLIITQLFYDTDIFLKFVNDCRQVGIRCPIVPGIMPINNYKGFIRMTGFCKTKIPAEITAALEPIKDNEEAVRNYGIHLGAEMCKKILANGIKTIHLYTLNMEKSALAILTNLGLIEEAKVSRSLPWRRPTNVFRVKEDVRPIFWANRPKSYISRTMGWDQYPRGRWGDSRSASYGTLTDYQFMRPRARDKKLHEEWVVPLNSVEDVHEKFKKFCLGKLRSSPWSELDGLQPETRIINEQLGRINLKGFLTINSQPAVNGERSDSPSVGWGGPGGYVYQKAYLEFFCSPEKLNTLVEKCKGFPNLTYIGVNKEGDKWISNVGESDVNAVTWGVFPAKEIIQPTVVDPASFSVWKDEAFEIWSRGWARLYPEGDPSQKLLHEIQSSYFLVSLVDNDYMKSDLFAVFDDI from the exons ATGAAGGTGATTGACAAGATCAGAGAGTCGGCTGGCGTGTGCAACGGCGATGCCAGCCAGAGGAAGGCGGTGTTCTCGTTCGAGTTCTTCCCGCCGAAGACGGAGGACGGCGTCGACAACCTCTTCGAGCGGATGGACCGGATGGTCGTCCACAACCCTTCCTTCTGCGACATCACCTGGGGCGCCGGCGGCTCGACCGCCGACCTGACCCTCGACATCGCGAACCGGATGCAGAACATGATCTGCGTCGAGACCATGATGCACCTCACCTGCACCAACATGCCCGTCGAGAAGATCGACCACGCCCTCGCCGCCATCAAATCCAATGGAATACAGAACGTCCTCGCCCTCCGTGGCGACCCCCCGCACGGCCAGGACAAGTTCGTCCAGGTCCAGGGCGGGTTTGCCTGCGCCCTCGACTTG GTGAAACACATCAGAGCCAAATATGGAGATTACTTCGGCATTACGGTTGCTGGCTATCCAG AGGGCCATCCGGATGTCATAGGAAAAGATGGCGTGGCTACATTGCAGGCTTACCAGAGCGAGCTCGCCTATTTGAAGAGAAAG GTGGATGCTGGAGCTGATCTCATCATTACCCAACTATTTTATGACACTGATATTTTCCTCAAGTTCGTGAATGACTGTCGCCAAGTTGGAATTCGTTGTCCTATTGTTCCAGGCATCATGCCGATTAACAACTATAAGGGCTTCATTCGCATGACTGgtttctgcaaaacaaag ATACCAGCTGAAATAACTGCTGCCTTGGAGCCAATCAAGGACAATGAAGAAGCTGTTAGAAACTATGGTATTCACCTTGGAGCTGAAATGTGTAAGAAAATTTTGGCTAATGGAATCAAGACAATTCATCTTTACACGCTCAACATGGAGAAGTCAGCATTGGCTATATTAACG AATCTTGGTTTGATTGAGGAGGCTAAAGTTTCAAGGTCTCTTCCTTGGAGACGTCCTACAAATGTCTTCCGTGTCAAGGAAGATGTCCGGCCTATATTCTG GGCAAATCGTCCGAAGAGTTATATTTCAAGGACCATGGGGTGGGACCAATACCCTCGTGGACGATGGGGCGATTCCCGGAGTGCATCGTATGGGACACTGACTGACTACCAG TTCATGCGTCCACGTGCCCGTGACAAGAAACTTCATGAAGAATGGGTTGTTCCCCTGAATAGCgtcgaagatgttcatgag aaatttaagaaattctGCCTTGGGAAGTTAAGAAGTAGTCCTTGGTCCGAGTTGGATGGCCTTCAGCCAGAGACAAGAATCATTAATGAACAACTGGGAAGAATTAATTTGAAAGGTTTCCTAACAATTAACAGCCAACCAGCGGTTAATGGGGAAAGATCTGATTCTCCTTCTGTTG GATGGGGTGGTCCTGGAGGTTACGTGTACCAAAAGGCCTATCTGGAGTTTTTCTGCTCTCCAGAAAAATTAAACACCCTCGTGGAGAAATGCAAGGGATTCCCAAACCTGACCTACATTGGCGTTAACAAAGAAGGTGACAAATGGATATCCAACGTCGGGGAATCCGATGTGAACGCAGTGACGTGGGGAGTCTTCCCGGCGAAGGAGATTATTCAACCCACTGTGGTTGATCCGGCCAGCTTTTCGGTCTGGAAGGATGAGGCGTTCGAAATCTGGTCGAGGGGGTGGGCTCGTCTGTACCCCGAGGGTGACCCGTCGCAAAAATTGCTTCACGAG ATACAGAGCAGTTACTTCCTGGTAAGCTTGGTAGATAACGATTACATGAAGAGCGATTTGTTCGCTGTGTTCGATGATATATGA
- the LOC115739318 gene encoding probable methylenetetrahydrofolate reductase — MKVVDKIREAVVACERGGEANSGRNRREAVFSLEFFTPRKASEVDHLLGLIGRLVARGPAFCDLTWRSGSLATDDLTLEVTAKMQNAVPVETMMHLACTNMPVQRIDRALERIKSDGVQNVLALRGDPPNGQDKFVPVPDGFASALELVEHIKAKYGDYFGITVAGYPEGHPDVIGSEGVASDDAYQNELAYLKRKVDAGADLIITQLFFDTDIFLKFVNNCRQVGITCPIVPGIMPIATYKGFVRMTGICKTKIPAEVSAALEPIKHNDEAVRNYGIHLGTEMCKKILASGIKTLHMYTFNKEVSALAILMNLGLIEESGVSRSLPQRHPSKVLPVEEDQHPNSGTKEAKKKF, encoded by the exons ATGAAGGTGGTGGACAAGATCAGAGAGGCCGTCGTGGCGTGTGAGCGCGGCGGCGAAGCCAACAGCGGGAGGAACAGGAGGGAGGCCGTGTTCTCGTTGGAGTTCTTCACGCCGAGGAAGGCGTCCGAGGTGGACCACCTGCTGGGACTCATCGGCCGCCTGGTTGCCCGCGGGCCGGCGTTCTGCGACCTCACGTGGCGGTCCGGCAGCTTGGCCACCGACGACCTTACCCTGGAAGTGACGGCGAAGATGCAGAACGCAGTCCCCGTGGAGACGATGATGCACCTCGCCTGCACCAACATGCCCGTCCAGAGGATTGATCGCGCCCTGGAGAGGATCAAGTCCGACGGCGTCCAGAACGTGCTCGCCCTCCGCGGGGACCCGCCGAACGGCCAGGACAAGTTCGTCCCGGTCCCGGACGGCTTCGCCAGCGCCCTCGAGTTG GTGGAACACATCAAAGCCAAATATGGGGATTACTTTGGCATTACTGTTGCTGGCTATCCAG AGGGCCATCCTGATGTCATAGGAAGCGAAGGCGTGGCCTCTGATGATGCTTACCAGAATGAGCTCGCCTACTTGAAGCGAAAG GTGGATGCTGGAGCAGACCTCATAATCACTCAACTGTTTTTTGACACCGATATTTTCCTCAAGTTTGTGAACAATTGCCGCCAAGTTGGAATAACTTGCCCCATTGTTCCTGGCATCATGCCGATCGCCACATATAAGGGGTTCGTGCGCATGACCGGTATATGCAAAACAAAG ATACCAGCTGAAGTCTCCGCTGCTTTGGAACCGATAAAGCATAATGATGAGGCTGTTAGGAACTACGGAATTCACCTTGGAACAGAAATGTGCAAGAAAATTTTGGCTAGTGGAATCAAGACTCTACACATGTATACATTCAACAAGGAAGTGTCGGCCTTGGCGATACTAATG AATCTTGGCTTGATTGAAGAGTCCGGAGTTTCAAGGTCTCTTCCTCAGAGACATCCTTCGAAGGTCCTTCCTGTTGAGGAGGATCAACACCCCAATTCTGGTACTAAGGAGGCCAAGAAAAAGTTTTAG
- the LOC115739317 gene encoding histone-lysine N-methyltransferase ASHH3-like isoform X2, which produces MPVSKKYSECSQIGQVFGKLIKQMGTPVEFELPEWFTKGKPAPYSFIRRNIYLTKRMKRRLDDDGIFCSCSPSPGSSVVCNKDCHCGMLLSSCSSGCKCGSSCINKPFQNRPMKKMKLVQTEKCGSGIVADEDIKQGEFVIEYVGEVIDDKTCEERLWSMKHRGETNFYLCEINRDMVIDATYKGNKSRYINHSCSPNTEMQKWIIDGETRIGIFATRDIKKGEHLTYDYQYEHLHSALFGADQDCHCGAAGCRRKLGVKPSKPKMCSEAALKLVACQVAVSSPKLEGVLSRNDVCQNGGLRAGNSRYIRYQRSPHNCVGELIRITRPMNERTFGIIRRFDNFSRKHSIMFEDGAVEFLDMSKEDWEFVTL; this is translated from the exons ATGCCCGTCTCTAAGAAG TATTCGGAATGTAGCCAGATCGGGCAAGTGTTCGGCAAGTTGATCAAGCAGATGGGAACTCCAGTGGAGTTTGAACTCCCAGAATGGTTCACTAAGGGGAAGCCCGCACCATACAGTTTTATAAGGCGCA ACATATATCTCACAAAGAGGATGAAGAGGCGTCTAGACGATGATGGCATATTTTGCTCTTGTAGCCCATCACCTGGTTCTTCTGTTGTGTGCAATAAAGATTGCCACTGTGG GATGCTGCTCTCTAGCTGCTCCTCAGGATGCAAATGTGGAAGCTCGTGCATTAATAAACCATTTCAAAATCGGccaatgaagaaaatgaaacttGTGCAG ACCGAAAAATGCGGTTCGGGAATAGTAGCAGATGAAGATATCAAGCAAGGGGAGTTTGTCATTGAATATGTTGGAGAAG TCATCGATGACAAAACTTGTGAAGAAAGGCTTTGGAGTATGAAACATCGGGGTGAAACAAATTTCTACCTGTGTGAAATAAATCGAGATATGGTAATTGACGCGACATACAAGGGAAACAAGTCGAGATATATCAACCATAGTTGTTCTCCCAATACTGAGATGCAGAAATG GATAATTGATGGTGAAACAAGAATTGGTATTTTTGCAACTCGAGACATCAAAAAGGGCGAGCATCTTACCTATGATTATCAGTATGAACATTTGCACTCTGCTTTG TTTGGTGCAGATCAAGATTGTCACTGCGGCGCTGCAGGGTGTAGGAGAAAGCTTGGTGTCAAACCTAGCAAGCCTAAGATGTGTTCAGAAGCAGCGTTGAAGTTAGTAGCATGCCAGGTTGCAGTGTCCTCTCCCAAATTGGAAGGAGTCTTATCCAGAAATGAT GTTTGTCAGAATGGAGGTCTGCGTGCAG GAAATTCACGGTACATTCGCTATCAACGTTCTCCTCACAATTGCGTAGGTGAACTCATAAGAATAACTCGTCCAATGAATGAGAG GACTTTTGGGATTATCAGACGCTTTGATAACTTCTCCAGGAAACATTCC ATAATGTTTGAAGATGGTGCTGTTGAATTTCTTGATATGTCAAAAGAAGATTGGGAATTTGTGACTTTGTAA
- the LOC115739317 gene encoding histone-lysine N-methyltransferase ASHH3-like isoform X3 — protein sequence MPVSKKYSECSQIGQVFGKLIKQMGTPVEFELPEWFTKGKPAPYSFIRRNIYLTKRMKRRLDDDGIFCSCSPSPGSSVVCNKDCHCGMLLSSCSSGCKCGSSCINKPFQNRPMKKMKLVQTEKCGSGIVADEDIKQGEFVIEYVGEVIDDKTCEERLWSMKHRGETNFYLCEINRDMVIDATYKGNKSRYINHSCSPNTEMQKWIIDGETRIGIFATRDIKKGEHLTYDYQYEHLHSALFGADQDCHCGAAGCRRKLGVKPSKPKMCSEAALKLVACQVAVSSPKLEGVLSRNDNGGLRAGNSRYIRYQRSPHNCVGELIRITRPMNERTFGIIRRFDNFSRKHSIMFEDGAVEFLDMSKEDWEFVTL from the exons ATGCCCGTCTCTAAGAAG TATTCGGAATGTAGCCAGATCGGGCAAGTGTTCGGCAAGTTGATCAAGCAGATGGGAACTCCAGTGGAGTTTGAACTCCCAGAATGGTTCACTAAGGGGAAGCCCGCACCATACAGTTTTATAAGGCGCA ACATATATCTCACAAAGAGGATGAAGAGGCGTCTAGACGATGATGGCATATTTTGCTCTTGTAGCCCATCACCTGGTTCTTCTGTTGTGTGCAATAAAGATTGCCACTGTGG GATGCTGCTCTCTAGCTGCTCCTCAGGATGCAAATGTGGAAGCTCGTGCATTAATAAACCATTTCAAAATCGGccaatgaagaaaatgaaacttGTGCAG ACCGAAAAATGCGGTTCGGGAATAGTAGCAGATGAAGATATCAAGCAAGGGGAGTTTGTCATTGAATATGTTGGAGAAG TCATCGATGACAAAACTTGTGAAGAAAGGCTTTGGAGTATGAAACATCGGGGTGAAACAAATTTCTACCTGTGTGAAATAAATCGAGATATGGTAATTGACGCGACATACAAGGGAAACAAGTCGAGATATATCAACCATAGTTGTTCTCCCAATACTGAGATGCAGAAATG GATAATTGATGGTGAAACAAGAATTGGTATTTTTGCAACTCGAGACATCAAAAAGGGCGAGCATCTTACCTATGATTATCAGTATGAACATTTGCACTCTGCTTTG TTTGGTGCAGATCAAGATTGTCACTGCGGCGCTGCAGGGTGTAGGAGAAAGCTTGGTGTCAAACCTAGCAAGCCTAAGATGTGTTCAGAAGCAGCGTTGAAGTTAGTAGCATGCCAGGTTGCAGTGTCCTCTCCCAAATTGGAAGGAGTCTTATCCAGAAATGAT AATGGAGGTCTGCGTGCAG GAAATTCACGGTACATTCGCTATCAACGTTCTCCTCACAATTGCGTAGGTGAACTCATAAGAATAACTCGTCCAATGAATGAGAG GACTTTTGGGATTATCAGACGCTTTGATAACTTCTCCAGGAAACATTCC ATAATGTTTGAAGATGGTGCTGTTGAATTTCTTGATATGTCAAAAGAAGATTGGGAATTTGTGACTTTGTAA
- the LOC115739317 gene encoding histone-lysine N-methyltransferase ASHH3-like isoform X4, translating into MPVSKKYSECSQIGQVFGKLIKQMGTPVEFELPEWFTKGKPAPYSFIRRNIYLTKRMKRRLDDDGIFCSCSPSPGSSVVCNKDCHCGMLLSSCSSGCKCGSSCINKPFQNRPMKKMKLVQTEKCGSGIVADEDIKQGEFVIEYVGEVIDDKTCEERLWSMKHRGETNFYLCEINRDMVIDATYKGNKSRYINHSCSPNTEMQKWIIDGETRIGIFATRDIKKGEHLTYDYQFVQFGADQDCHCGAAGCRRKLGVKPSKPKMCSEAALKLVACQVAVSSPKLEGVLSRNDVCQNGGLRAGNSRYIRYQRSPHNCVGELIRITRPMNERTFGIIRRFDNFSRKHSIMFEDGAVEFLDMSKEDWEFVTL; encoded by the exons ATGCCCGTCTCTAAGAAG TATTCGGAATGTAGCCAGATCGGGCAAGTGTTCGGCAAGTTGATCAAGCAGATGGGAACTCCAGTGGAGTTTGAACTCCCAGAATGGTTCACTAAGGGGAAGCCCGCACCATACAGTTTTATAAGGCGCA ACATATATCTCACAAAGAGGATGAAGAGGCGTCTAGACGATGATGGCATATTTTGCTCTTGTAGCCCATCACCTGGTTCTTCTGTTGTGTGCAATAAAGATTGCCACTGTGG GATGCTGCTCTCTAGCTGCTCCTCAGGATGCAAATGTGGAAGCTCGTGCATTAATAAACCATTTCAAAATCGGccaatgaagaaaatgaaacttGTGCAG ACCGAAAAATGCGGTTCGGGAATAGTAGCAGATGAAGATATCAAGCAAGGGGAGTTTGTCATTGAATATGTTGGAGAAG TCATCGATGACAAAACTTGTGAAGAAAGGCTTTGGAGTATGAAACATCGGGGTGAAACAAATTTCTACCTGTGTGAAATAAATCGAGATATGGTAATTGACGCGACATACAAGGGAAACAAGTCGAGATATATCAACCATAGTTGTTCTCCCAATACTGAGATGCAGAAATG GATAATTGATGGTGAAACAAGAATTGGTATTTTTGCAACTCGAGACATCAAAAAGGGCGAGCATCTTACCTATGATTATCA GTTTGTTCAGTTTGGTGCAGATCAAGATTGTCACTGCGGCGCTGCAGGGTGTAGGAGAAAGCTTGGTGTCAAACCTAGCAAGCCTAAGATGTGTTCAGAAGCAGCGTTGAAGTTAGTAGCATGCCAGGTTGCAGTGTCCTCTCCCAAATTGGAAGGAGTCTTATCCAGAAATGAT GTTTGTCAGAATGGAGGTCTGCGTGCAG GAAATTCACGGTACATTCGCTATCAACGTTCTCCTCACAATTGCGTAGGTGAACTCATAAGAATAACTCGTCCAATGAATGAGAG GACTTTTGGGATTATCAGACGCTTTGATAACTTCTCCAGGAAACATTCC ATAATGTTTGAAGATGGTGCTGTTGAATTTCTTGATATGTCAAAAGAAGATTGGGAATTTGTGACTTTGTAA
- the LOC115739317 gene encoding histone-lysine N-methyltransferase ASHH3-like isoform X1: MPVSKKYSECSQIGQVFGKLIKQMGTPVEFELPEWFTKGKPAPYSFIRRNIYLTKRMKRRLDDDGIFCSCSPSPGSSVVCNKDCHCGMLLSSCSSGCKCGSSCINKPFQNRPMKKMKLVQTEKCGSGIVADEDIKQGEFVIEYVGEVIDDKTCEERLWSMKHRGETNFYLCEINRDMVIDATYKGNKSRYINHSCSPNTEMQKWIIDGETRIGIFATRDIKKGEHLTYDYQFVQFGADQDCHCGAAGCRRKLGVKPSKPKMCSEAALKLVACQVAVSSPKLEGVLSRNDVCTCHSLVCQNGGLRAGNSRYIRYQRSPHNCVGELIRITRPMNERTFGIIRRFDNFSRKHSIMFEDGAVEFLDMSKEDWEFVTL, translated from the exons ATGCCCGTCTCTAAGAAG TATTCGGAATGTAGCCAGATCGGGCAAGTGTTCGGCAAGTTGATCAAGCAGATGGGAACTCCAGTGGAGTTTGAACTCCCAGAATGGTTCACTAAGGGGAAGCCCGCACCATACAGTTTTATAAGGCGCA ACATATATCTCACAAAGAGGATGAAGAGGCGTCTAGACGATGATGGCATATTTTGCTCTTGTAGCCCATCACCTGGTTCTTCTGTTGTGTGCAATAAAGATTGCCACTGTGG GATGCTGCTCTCTAGCTGCTCCTCAGGATGCAAATGTGGAAGCTCGTGCATTAATAAACCATTTCAAAATCGGccaatgaagaaaatgaaacttGTGCAG ACCGAAAAATGCGGTTCGGGAATAGTAGCAGATGAAGATATCAAGCAAGGGGAGTTTGTCATTGAATATGTTGGAGAAG TCATCGATGACAAAACTTGTGAAGAAAGGCTTTGGAGTATGAAACATCGGGGTGAAACAAATTTCTACCTGTGTGAAATAAATCGAGATATGGTAATTGACGCGACATACAAGGGAAACAAGTCGAGATATATCAACCATAGTTGTTCTCCCAATACTGAGATGCAGAAATG GATAATTGATGGTGAAACAAGAATTGGTATTTTTGCAACTCGAGACATCAAAAAGGGCGAGCATCTTACCTATGATTATCA GTTTGTTCAGTTTGGTGCAGATCAAGATTGTCACTGCGGCGCTGCAGGGTGTAGGAGAAAGCTTGGTGTCAAACCTAGCAAGCCTAAGATGTGTTCAGAAGCAGCGTTGAAGTTAGTAGCATGCCAGGTTGCAGTGTCCTCTCCCAAATTGGAAGGAGTCTTATCCAGAAATGATGTATGTACATGCCACTCTTTG GTTTGTCAGAATGGAGGTCTGCGTGCAG GAAATTCACGGTACATTCGCTATCAACGTTCTCCTCACAATTGCGTAGGTGAACTCATAAGAATAACTCGTCCAATGAATGAGAG GACTTTTGGGATTATCAGACGCTTTGATAACTTCTCCAGGAAACATTCC ATAATGTTTGAAGATGGTGCTGTTGAATTTCTTGATATGTCAAAAGAAGATTGGGAATTTGTGACTTTGTAA